One region of Mycolicibacterium rhodesiae NBB3 genomic DNA includes:
- a CDS encoding aldehyde dehydrogenase family protein yields MTTSDVINPATEELLRTVEQTDLAGVDDAVARAKVAQRDWARRAPAERAATLRDFAAVVDAHVDELAALEVANSGHPIGNAQWEAGHVRDVLQFYSASPERLSGKQIPVAGGLDVTFNEPLGVVGVITPWNFPMTIASWGFAPALAAGNAVLVKPAEWTPLTTIRLGELAVEAGVPADLFAVLPGKGSVVGERFVTHPDVRKIVFTGSTEVGTRVMAGAATQVKRVTLELGGKSANIVFDDCDLEKAAATAPYSVFDNAGQDCCARSRILVQRTVYDRFMELLEPAVKGVVVGDPTDKATEMGPLVSKAHWETVAAYVPDDAPVAFRGDAPSGPGFWFPATVLTPPRTDRTVTDEIFGPVVTVLPFDDEADAISLANDTPYGLSGSIWTDNMSRGLRVSRAVESGNLSVNSHSSVRYNTPFGGFKQSGLGRELGPDAPLSFTETKNVFIAIGDA; encoded by the coding sequence GTGACGACTAGCGATGTGATCAACCCCGCCACCGAGGAACTGCTGCGCACCGTCGAGCAGACCGACCTGGCGGGCGTCGATGACGCAGTGGCGCGCGCCAAGGTGGCCCAACGGGATTGGGCTCGGCGAGCCCCCGCGGAGCGGGCCGCGACTTTGCGCGACTTCGCGGCAGTCGTCGACGCCCACGTGGACGAACTGGCCGCGCTCGAGGTCGCCAATTCCGGGCATCCGATCGGCAACGCGCAGTGGGAGGCCGGTCACGTCCGCGACGTCCTGCAGTTCTACTCGGCCAGCCCGGAACGCTTGTCGGGGAAGCAGATCCCGGTGGCGGGTGGATTGGACGTCACGTTCAACGAACCGCTCGGGGTCGTCGGTGTCATCACGCCGTGGAACTTCCCGATGACGATCGCCTCGTGGGGTTTCGCCCCGGCGCTGGCCGCGGGCAACGCGGTGCTGGTGAAACCGGCGGAGTGGACGCCGCTGACCACGATTCGGCTGGGCGAACTCGCTGTCGAGGCCGGTGTGCCCGCCGACCTGTTCGCAGTGCTGCCGGGCAAGGGTTCGGTGGTGGGGGAGCGCTTCGTGACCCATCCCGATGTCCGCAAAATCGTCTTCACAGGATCCACCGAGGTCGGTACCCGCGTGATGGCAGGTGCGGCAACACAGGTCAAGCGGGTGACGCTCGAGTTGGGCGGCAAGAGCGCCAACATCGTCTTCGACGACTGCGACCTGGAAAAGGCCGCCGCGACGGCACCGTACAGCGTCTTCGACAACGCCGGTCAGGACTGTTGTGCGCGAAGCCGAATCCTCGTGCAGCGCACTGTCTATGACCGGTTCATGGAATTGCTCGAGCCGGCCGTCAAGGGCGTCGTCGTCGGCGATCCGACCGACAAGGCCACGGAGATGGGCCCGTTGGTCTCGAAAGCGCACTGGGAGACGGTCGCCGCGTACGTCCCCGACGACGCACCCGTGGCATTCCGCGGCGATGCACCGTCGGGGCCTGGGTTCTGGTTCCCGGCGACCGTGTTGACGCCGCCGCGCACCGACCGAACGGTCACCGACGAGATCTTCGGCCCGGTGGTGACGGTGCTGCCGTTCGACGACGAGGCCGACGCGATCTCGCTGGCGAACGACACTCCCTACGGACTGTCCGGATCGATCTGGACCGACAACATGTCGCGCGGACTGCGGGTATCACGGGCAGTGGAATCGGGCAACTTGTCGGTCAATTCGCATTCGTCGGTCCGCTACAACACACCGTTCGGCGGCTTCAAACAGTCGGGCCTCGGCCGTGAGCTCGGCCCCGATGCGCCGCTGTCTTTCACCGAAACCAAGAACGTCTTTATCGCGATCGGAGATGCTTGA
- a CDS encoding gamma-glutamyl-gamma-aminobutyrate hydrolase family protein produces the protein MIGLTTYLQKAQTGVWDVRASFLPAIYFEAVALAGGISTLLPPQPVDADIAERVLDGLDGLVITGGRDVDPGTYGQQRHPATDDPVEDNRLRDAFEFALFAGAVRRGMPVLGICRGAQVVNVAMGGTLHQHLPDVLGHPRHQQGNAVFSTSSVRTVPGTRLAALIGESSDAQCYHHQAIDRLGAGLIVSAQDTDGVIEAVELDPATEPDKWVVAVQWHPEERLDDLRLFAGVVEAAAAYRRGRVNA, from the coding sequence GTGATCGGATTGACGACTTATCTGCAGAAGGCGCAAACCGGGGTGTGGGACGTGCGGGCCAGCTTCCTGCCCGCGATCTACTTCGAAGCAGTCGCGCTCGCCGGCGGAATCTCCACACTGCTGCCGCCACAACCCGTCGACGCGGACATCGCCGAACGTGTGCTGGACGGACTCGACGGCTTGGTGATCACCGGCGGGCGGGATGTCGATCCGGGCACGTATGGACAACAGCGTCACCCTGCTACCGACGATCCCGTGGAGGACAACCGGTTACGCGACGCATTCGAGTTCGCACTGTTCGCAGGAGCGGTGCGCCGTGGCATGCCCGTTCTGGGGATCTGCCGCGGCGCCCAGGTGGTCAATGTCGCGATGGGCGGAACACTGCATCAGCATCTGCCCGACGTGCTCGGTCACCCCCGTCATCAGCAGGGCAACGCGGTGTTCAGCACGTCGTCGGTGCGTACCGTGCCCGGGACTCGACTGGCCGCCTTGATCGGCGAGTCCTCGGATGCACAGTGCTATCACCATCAAGCCATCGACCGCCTCGGTGCGGGCCTGATCGTCAGCGCTCAGGACACCGACGGTGTCATCGAAGCGGTCGAGCTCGATCCGGCCACCGAGCCGGACAAGTGGGTGGTGGCGGTGCAGTGGCACCCCGAGGAGCGGTTGGACGACCTGCGGCTGTTCGCCGGTGTGGTGGAAGCGGCGGCTGCTTATCGGAGAGGAAGAGTGAACGCGTGA
- a CDS encoding glutamine synthetase family protein yields MGRQPGLVSQAELESLVADGEIDTVIVAFCDMQGRLTGKRVSARLFVDDVAEHGAECCNYLLAVDVDMNTVDGYAISSWETGYGDMVMTPDFTTLRLLPWLPGTAMVMADLSWTDGTAVTQAPRSILNRQIDRLAERGLVPYVGTELEFMVFDIGYRQAWADGYRGLPAATDYNVDYAMHASTRMEPLLRDIRLGMEGAGMYCEGVKGECNLGQQEIGFRYDHARVTCDNHTIYKNGAKEIADQHDKSLTFMAKFDEREGNSCHIHISLRGDDGSAVFADPDDDLGMSPMFRSFIAGQLATLRELTLFYAPNINSYKRFALGSFAPTAIAWGMDNRTCALRVVGHGHGMRVECRAPGGDVNQYLAVSALIAGGLHGIEQELELPEALEGNAYTSGADCLPTTLAEAADLFDKSEIARSAFGDDVVDHYLNNARIEVNAFNAAVTDWERVRGFERL; encoded by the coding sequence ATGGGCAGACAACCCGGCCTGGTGTCGCAAGCCGAGCTCGAGAGCCTCGTTGCCGACGGTGAGATCGACACGGTGATCGTCGCGTTCTGCGATATGCAGGGCAGGCTCACCGGCAAGCGGGTCTCGGCGCGTCTGTTCGTCGACGACGTCGCTGAGCACGGCGCGGAGTGCTGCAATTATCTGTTGGCCGTCGACGTCGACATGAACACCGTGGACGGCTACGCCATCTCCAGCTGGGAGACCGGCTACGGCGACATGGTGATGACGCCGGATTTCACGACGCTGCGACTGCTGCCCTGGTTGCCCGGCACCGCCATGGTGATGGCCGACCTCTCGTGGACGGACGGCACAGCGGTCACGCAAGCGCCCCGAAGCATCCTCAATCGCCAGATCGACCGGCTCGCCGAACGCGGACTGGTGCCGTACGTCGGCACGGAGCTGGAATTCATGGTGTTCGACATCGGATACCGGCAGGCCTGGGCCGACGGCTACCGCGGCCTGCCGGCGGCGACCGATTACAACGTGGATTACGCCATGCACGCCTCGACCCGGATGGAGCCGTTGCTGCGCGACATCCGGCTCGGCATGGAGGGGGCCGGCATGTATTGCGAGGGTGTGAAAGGCGAATGCAACCTCGGGCAACAGGAGATTGGGTTCCGCTACGACCACGCCCGCGTGACGTGTGATAACCACACCATCTACAAGAACGGCGCGAAAGAGATCGCCGACCAGCATGACAAGAGCCTGACCTTCATGGCGAAATTCGATGAGCGCGAAGGCAACAGCTGTCACATCCACATTTCGTTGCGGGGTGACGACGGCAGTGCAGTGTTCGCCGACCCGGATGACGACCTCGGTATGTCGCCGATGTTCCGCAGCTTCATCGCCGGACAGCTGGCGACCCTGCGGGAACTGACACTGTTTTACGCGCCGAACATCAACTCCTACAAGCGATTCGCGCTCGGCAGCTTCGCGCCCACCGCGATCGCGTGGGGGATGGACAACCGGACGTGCGCGCTTCGCGTGGTTGGGCACGGTCACGGTATGCGGGTGGAATGCCGGGCCCCGGGCGGCGACGTGAACCAGTACCTCGCCGTTTCCGCGTTGATCGCAGGCGGACTGCACGGCATCGAGCAGGAACTCGAGCTGCCGGAGGCGTTGGAGGGCAACGCTTACACCAGTGGCGCGGATTGTCTGCCCACCACGCTGGCCGAAGCGGCGGATCTGTTCGACAAGTCCGAGATCGCGCGTTCGGCGTTCGGCGACGACGTTGTCGACCACTACCTCAACAACGCTCGCATCGAGGTGAACGCGTTCAACGCCGCCGTGACCGACTGGGAAAGGGTGCGCGGCTTTGAGCGGCTTTGA